One Zeugodacus cucurbitae isolate PBARC_wt_2022May chromosome 3, idZeuCucr1.2, whole genome shotgun sequence genomic region harbors:
- the LOC105218360 gene encoding hepatocyte growth factor-regulated tyrosine kinase substrate isoform X1, which produces MFKSSFEKNLENATSHLRLEPEWPSILLICDEINQKDVTPKNAFFAIKKKMNSPNPHSACYALLVLESVVKNCGAPMHDEVFTKENCEMFSNFLEQTPHENVRQKMLELVQTWAYAFRSSEKYQAIKDTMTILKAKGHTFPELKEADAMFTADTAPIWADGKVCHRCRDEFNFTNRKHHCRNCGQVFCGKCSSKQCPLPKFGIEKDVRVCDGCYVMLQRPNAKPAVRTAAESDLPAEYVNSSLSQQVQVCTPPRKSEAELKEEEELQLALALSQSEAEEKKKQQQQHSLAAYRLQQRSPSPEAPPAPKEYQQEETNPDLAKYLNRSYWEQRKVNESPLASPSAPSPMPTPQPQPQLEPIQPKSADEVQIDDFAKNMRAQVDIFVNRMKSNSSRGRSISNDSSVQTLFMNLTSLHSQQLSYIKEMDDKRMWYEQLQDKLAQIKDSRAALDVLRQEHVEKLRRIAEEQERQRQIQMAQKLEIMRKKKQEYLQYQRQLALQRIQEQEREMQLRQEQQKAQYLMGQTAFPFMPPGVVAGPQGSPSHQMNNVYNPYAFNPNSPGPMNGAAGGGAQYNPTAAGMINPAGGPMAPGPIPPGMYAPNQQHPGMMLQQGMMPGAPQLGDNMPNMQGQQPTNPALGPPQQQQQQHPPQLTHVMLQQQNVLQNHPPIQMPPHQGQHLQGPPPQQQQQQQQQVPQQQQLPQQQPQQVPQQQQQQQVPQQQQQPPPQQQVQQQQAQIQAVAAAPPPPQSEPEPPAAAPEEPATAELISFD; this is translated from the exons ATGTTTAAAtcaagttttgagaaaaatcttG AAAATGCGACAAGCCATCTGCGTTTGGAGCCCGAATGGCCTTCTATTTTACTCATTTGTGATGAGATCAATCAAAAGGATGTCAC ACCCAAAAATGCTTTTTTTGCgatcaagaaaaaaatgaattcaCCGAATCCACATTCTGCTTGTTATGCGCTACTGGTGTTGGAGAGTGTGGTGAAAAATTGCGGCGCACCAATGCATGATGAAGTCTTCACAAAGGAGAATTGTGAAATGTTTAGTAACTTTCTCGAGCAGACTCCGCATGAAAATGTGCGTCAGAAAATGTTGGAACTGGTGCAGACTTGGGCATATGCATTTCGCTCATCTGAGAAATATCAAGCCATTAAG GACACCATGACTATACTAAAGGCGAAGGGACACACTTTTCCAGAGCTAAAAGAGGCAGATGCAATGTTCACCGCCGATACCGCACCAATTTGGGCGGACGGCAAAGTGTGTCATCGTTGTCGTGATGAATTCAATTTCACCAATCGCAAGCATCATTGTCGCAATTGTGGCCAAGTGTTTTGCGGTAAATGCTCCAGCAAACAGTGTCCACTACCGAAATTTGGTATTGAAAAAGAT GTGCGCGTTTGTGATGGCTGCTATGTAATGTTGCAACGTCCGAATGCCAAGCCAGCAGTTCGTACTGCAGCCGAAAGTGATTTACCAGCTGAATATGTGAATAGTTCGCTGTCGCAGCAAGTGcaggtgtgt ACGCCACCACGTAAAAGCGAAGCAGAATTAAAGGAAGAAGAAGAGCTGCAATTAGCCTTAGCGTTGAGTCAATCGGAGGCCgaagaaaagaagaaacaacaacaacaacac TCATTGGCCGCATACCGTCTGCAACAGCGTTCGCCAAGTCCCGAGGCACCGCCAGCACCCAAAGAATATCAGCAAGAAGAAACGAATCCAGATCTAGCAAAATACTTGAATCGCTCTTATTGGGAACAAcgcaaagtaaacgaatcacCCCTGGCTAGTCCCTCAGCACCTAGTCCAATGCCGACGCCACAACCGCAACCACAATTGGAACCCATACAACCAAAG TCAGCTGATGAGGTGCAAATCGACGATTTCGCTAAGAATATGCGCGCACAAGTGGATATATTTGTTAATCGTATGAAATCGAATTCCAGTCGCGGACGTAGCATTTCAAATGACTCTTCCGTGCAAACGCTCTTCATGAACTTAACTTCGCTGCATTCACAGCAACTTTCCTACATCAAAGAGATGGATGACAAGCGCATGTGGTACGAACAATTACAGGATAAATTGGCGCAAATCAAAGATTCACGTGCCGCGCTCGATGTACTGCGTCAGGAGCATGTAGAGAAGTTGCGACGCATCGCCGAAGAGCAAGAGCGTCAACGGCAAATACAAATGGCACAGAAATTGGAGATTATGCGTAAGAAGAAGCAAGAATATTTGCAATATCAACGCCAATTGGCGCTGCAACGCATACAAGAGCAAGAACGTGAAATGCAATTGCGGCAGGAGCAACAGAAGGCACAATATCTCATGGGACAGACAGCGTTCCCCTTTATGCCACCCGGTGTGGTTGCAGGTCCACAAGGTTCGCCATCACATCAAATGAATAACGTCTACAATCCATATGCGTTCAATCCGAATTCACCGGGACCAATGAATGGCGCCGCTGGTGGTGGTGCACAATATAATCCAACAGCAGCTGGTATGATTAATCCAGCCGGTGGACCTATGGCACCTGGCCCCATACCACCTGGTATGTATGCACCGAATCAACAACATCCAGGCATGATGTTGCAGCAGGGTATGATGCCGGGTGCACCACAGCTGGGGGATAATATGCCAAATATGCAAG GCCAACAACCTACTAATCCAGCTTTGggaccaccacaacaacaacagcaacaacatcctCCGCAGTTGACGCATgtgatgttgcaacaacaaaatgttttgCAAAATCATCCACCAATTCAAATGCCACCACACCAAGGACAGCATCTACAAGGACCAccaccacagcaacaacaacaacagcagcaacaagttccacagcaacaacaattaccacAACAGCAACCACAGCAGGTtccacaacagcagcaacaacaacaagtaccccaacaacaacagcagccaccgccacaacaacaagtgcaacaacagcaagcacaaATACAAGCTGTAGCTGCCGCACCCCCACCGCCCCAATCTGAACCGGAACCACCAGCAGCCGCTCCCGAAGAACCCGCTACAGCAGAGTTAATAAGTTTTGATTAA
- the LOC105218360 gene encoding hepatocyte growth factor-regulated tyrosine kinase substrate isoform X2 translates to MFKSSFEKNLENATSHLRLEPEWPSILLICDEINQKDVTPKNAFFAIKKKMNSPNPHSACYALLVLESVVKNCGAPMHDEVFTKENCEMFSNFLEQTPHENVRQKMLELVQTWAYAFRSSEKYQAIKDTMTILKAKGHTFPELKEADAMFTADTAPIWADGKVCHRCRDEFNFTNRKHHCRNCGQVFCGKCSSKQCPLPKFGIEKDVRVCDGCYVMLQRPNAKPAVRTAAESDLPAEYVNSSLSQQVQTPPRKSEAELKEEEELQLALALSQSEAEEKKKQQQQHSLAAYRLQQRSPSPEAPPAPKEYQQEETNPDLAKYLNRSYWEQRKVNESPLASPSAPSPMPTPQPQPQLEPIQPKSADEVQIDDFAKNMRAQVDIFVNRMKSNSSRGRSISNDSSVQTLFMNLTSLHSQQLSYIKEMDDKRMWYEQLQDKLAQIKDSRAALDVLRQEHVEKLRRIAEEQERQRQIQMAQKLEIMRKKKQEYLQYQRQLALQRIQEQEREMQLRQEQQKAQYLMGQTAFPFMPPGVVAGPQGSPSHQMNNVYNPYAFNPNSPGPMNGAAGGGAQYNPTAAGMINPAGGPMAPGPIPPGMYAPNQQHPGMMLQQGMMPGAPQLGDNMPNMQGQQPTNPALGPPQQQQQQHPPQLTHVMLQQQNVLQNHPPIQMPPHQGQHLQGPPPQQQQQQQQQVPQQQQLPQQQPQQVPQQQQQQQVPQQQQQPPPQQQVQQQQAQIQAVAAAPPPPQSEPEPPAAAPEEPATAELISFD, encoded by the exons ATGTTTAAAtcaagttttgagaaaaatcttG AAAATGCGACAAGCCATCTGCGTTTGGAGCCCGAATGGCCTTCTATTTTACTCATTTGTGATGAGATCAATCAAAAGGATGTCAC ACCCAAAAATGCTTTTTTTGCgatcaagaaaaaaatgaattcaCCGAATCCACATTCTGCTTGTTATGCGCTACTGGTGTTGGAGAGTGTGGTGAAAAATTGCGGCGCACCAATGCATGATGAAGTCTTCACAAAGGAGAATTGTGAAATGTTTAGTAACTTTCTCGAGCAGACTCCGCATGAAAATGTGCGTCAGAAAATGTTGGAACTGGTGCAGACTTGGGCATATGCATTTCGCTCATCTGAGAAATATCAAGCCATTAAG GACACCATGACTATACTAAAGGCGAAGGGACACACTTTTCCAGAGCTAAAAGAGGCAGATGCAATGTTCACCGCCGATACCGCACCAATTTGGGCGGACGGCAAAGTGTGTCATCGTTGTCGTGATGAATTCAATTTCACCAATCGCAAGCATCATTGTCGCAATTGTGGCCAAGTGTTTTGCGGTAAATGCTCCAGCAAACAGTGTCCACTACCGAAATTTGGTATTGAAAAAGAT GTGCGCGTTTGTGATGGCTGCTATGTAATGTTGCAACGTCCGAATGCCAAGCCAGCAGTTCGTACTGCAGCCGAAAGTGATTTACCAGCTGAATATGTGAATAGTTCGCTGTCGCAGCAAGTGcag ACGCCACCACGTAAAAGCGAAGCAGAATTAAAGGAAGAAGAAGAGCTGCAATTAGCCTTAGCGTTGAGTCAATCGGAGGCCgaagaaaagaagaaacaacaacaacaacac TCATTGGCCGCATACCGTCTGCAACAGCGTTCGCCAAGTCCCGAGGCACCGCCAGCACCCAAAGAATATCAGCAAGAAGAAACGAATCCAGATCTAGCAAAATACTTGAATCGCTCTTATTGGGAACAAcgcaaagtaaacgaatcacCCCTGGCTAGTCCCTCAGCACCTAGTCCAATGCCGACGCCACAACCGCAACCACAATTGGAACCCATACAACCAAAG TCAGCTGATGAGGTGCAAATCGACGATTTCGCTAAGAATATGCGCGCACAAGTGGATATATTTGTTAATCGTATGAAATCGAATTCCAGTCGCGGACGTAGCATTTCAAATGACTCTTCCGTGCAAACGCTCTTCATGAACTTAACTTCGCTGCATTCACAGCAACTTTCCTACATCAAAGAGATGGATGACAAGCGCATGTGGTACGAACAATTACAGGATAAATTGGCGCAAATCAAAGATTCACGTGCCGCGCTCGATGTACTGCGTCAGGAGCATGTAGAGAAGTTGCGACGCATCGCCGAAGAGCAAGAGCGTCAACGGCAAATACAAATGGCACAGAAATTGGAGATTATGCGTAAGAAGAAGCAAGAATATTTGCAATATCAACGCCAATTGGCGCTGCAACGCATACAAGAGCAAGAACGTGAAATGCAATTGCGGCAGGAGCAACAGAAGGCACAATATCTCATGGGACAGACAGCGTTCCCCTTTATGCCACCCGGTGTGGTTGCAGGTCCACAAGGTTCGCCATCACATCAAATGAATAACGTCTACAATCCATATGCGTTCAATCCGAATTCACCGGGACCAATGAATGGCGCCGCTGGTGGTGGTGCACAATATAATCCAACAGCAGCTGGTATGATTAATCCAGCCGGTGGACCTATGGCACCTGGCCCCATACCACCTGGTATGTATGCACCGAATCAACAACATCCAGGCATGATGTTGCAGCAGGGTATGATGCCGGGTGCACCACAGCTGGGGGATAATATGCCAAATATGCAAG GCCAACAACCTACTAATCCAGCTTTGggaccaccacaacaacaacagcaacaacatcctCCGCAGTTGACGCATgtgatgttgcaacaacaaaatgttttgCAAAATCATCCACCAATTCAAATGCCACCACACCAAGGACAGCATCTACAAGGACCAccaccacagcaacaacaacaacagcagcaacaagttccacagcaacaacaattaccacAACAGCAACCACAGCAGGTtccacaacagcagcaacaacaacaagtaccccaacaacaacagcagccaccgccacaacaacaagtgcaacaacagcaagcacaaATACAAGCTGTAGCTGCCGCACCCCCACCGCCCCAATCTGAACCGGAACCACCAGCAGCCGCTCCCGAAGAACCCGCTACAGCAGAGTTAATAAGTTTTGATTAA
- the LOC105218360 gene encoding hepatocyte growth factor-regulated tyrosine kinase substrate isoform X4 — protein MSSESEELSLDEDDTMTILKAKGHTFPELKEADAMFTADTAPIWADGKVCHRCRDEFNFTNRKHHCRNCGQVFCGKCSSKQCPLPKFGIEKDVRVCDGCYVMLQRPNAKPAVRTAAESDLPAEYVNSSLSQQVQTPPRKSEAELKEEEELQLALALSQSEAEEKKKQQQQHSLAAYRLQQRSPSPEAPPAPKEYQQEETNPDLAKYLNRSYWEQRKVNESPLASPSAPSPMPTPQPQPQLEPIQPKSADEVQIDDFAKNMRAQVDIFVNRMKSNSSRGRSISNDSSVQTLFMNLTSLHSQQLSYIKEMDDKRMWYEQLQDKLAQIKDSRAALDVLRQEHVEKLRRIAEEQERQRQIQMAQKLEIMRKKKQEYLQYQRQLALQRIQEQEREMQLRQEQQKAQYLMGQTAFPFMPPGVVAGPQGSPSHQMNNVYNPYAFNPNSPGPMNGAAGGGAQYNPTAAGMINPAGGPMAPGPIPPGMYAPNQQHPGMMLQQGMMPGAPQLGDNMPNMQGQQPTNPALGPPQQQQQQHPPQLTHVMLQQQNVLQNHPPIQMPPHQGQHLQGPPPQQQQQQQQQVPQQQQLPQQQPQQVPQQQQQQQVPQQQQQPPPQQQVQQQQAQIQAVAAAPPPPQSEPEPPAAAPEEPATAELISFD, from the exons atgagttctGAATCGGAGGAGTTAAGCCTAGATGAAGAT GACACCATGACTATACTAAAGGCGAAGGGACACACTTTTCCAGAGCTAAAAGAGGCAGATGCAATGTTCACCGCCGATACCGCACCAATTTGGGCGGACGGCAAAGTGTGTCATCGTTGTCGTGATGAATTCAATTTCACCAATCGCAAGCATCATTGTCGCAATTGTGGCCAAGTGTTTTGCGGTAAATGCTCCAGCAAACAGTGTCCACTACCGAAATTTGGTATTGAAAAAGAT GTGCGCGTTTGTGATGGCTGCTATGTAATGTTGCAACGTCCGAATGCCAAGCCAGCAGTTCGTACTGCAGCCGAAAGTGATTTACCAGCTGAATATGTGAATAGTTCGCTGTCGCAGCAAGTGcag ACGCCACCACGTAAAAGCGAAGCAGAATTAAAGGAAGAAGAAGAGCTGCAATTAGCCTTAGCGTTGAGTCAATCGGAGGCCgaagaaaagaagaaacaacaacaacaacac TCATTGGCCGCATACCGTCTGCAACAGCGTTCGCCAAGTCCCGAGGCACCGCCAGCACCCAAAGAATATCAGCAAGAAGAAACGAATCCAGATCTAGCAAAATACTTGAATCGCTCTTATTGGGAACAAcgcaaagtaaacgaatcacCCCTGGCTAGTCCCTCAGCACCTAGTCCAATGCCGACGCCACAACCGCAACCACAATTGGAACCCATACAACCAAAG TCAGCTGATGAGGTGCAAATCGACGATTTCGCTAAGAATATGCGCGCACAAGTGGATATATTTGTTAATCGTATGAAATCGAATTCCAGTCGCGGACGTAGCATTTCAAATGACTCTTCCGTGCAAACGCTCTTCATGAACTTAACTTCGCTGCATTCACAGCAACTTTCCTACATCAAAGAGATGGATGACAAGCGCATGTGGTACGAACAATTACAGGATAAATTGGCGCAAATCAAAGATTCACGTGCCGCGCTCGATGTACTGCGTCAGGAGCATGTAGAGAAGTTGCGACGCATCGCCGAAGAGCAAGAGCGTCAACGGCAAATACAAATGGCACAGAAATTGGAGATTATGCGTAAGAAGAAGCAAGAATATTTGCAATATCAACGCCAATTGGCGCTGCAACGCATACAAGAGCAAGAACGTGAAATGCAATTGCGGCAGGAGCAACAGAAGGCACAATATCTCATGGGACAGACAGCGTTCCCCTTTATGCCACCCGGTGTGGTTGCAGGTCCACAAGGTTCGCCATCACATCAAATGAATAACGTCTACAATCCATATGCGTTCAATCCGAATTCACCGGGACCAATGAATGGCGCCGCTGGTGGTGGTGCACAATATAATCCAACAGCAGCTGGTATGATTAATCCAGCCGGTGGACCTATGGCACCTGGCCCCATACCACCTGGTATGTATGCACCGAATCAACAACATCCAGGCATGATGTTGCAGCAGGGTATGATGCCGGGTGCACCACAGCTGGGGGATAATATGCCAAATATGCAAG GCCAACAACCTACTAATCCAGCTTTGggaccaccacaacaacaacagcaacaacatcctCCGCAGTTGACGCATgtgatgttgcaacaacaaaatgttttgCAAAATCATCCACCAATTCAAATGCCACCACACCAAGGACAGCATCTACAAGGACCAccaccacagcaacaacaacaacagcagcaacaagttccacagcaacaacaattaccacAACAGCAACCACAGCAGGTtccacaacagcagcaacaacaacaagtaccccaacaacaacagcagccaccgccacaacaacaagtgcaacaacagcaagcacaaATACAAGCTGTAGCTGCCGCACCCCCACCGCCCCAATCTGAACCGGAACCACCAGCAGCCGCTCCCGAAGAACCCGCTACAGCAGAGTTAATAAGTTTTGATTAA
- the LOC105218360 gene encoding hepatocyte growth factor-regulated tyrosine kinase substrate isoform X3: MSSESEELSLDEDDTMTILKAKGHTFPELKEADAMFTADTAPIWADGKVCHRCRDEFNFTNRKHHCRNCGQVFCGKCSSKQCPLPKFGIEKDVRVCDGCYVMLQRPNAKPAVRTAAESDLPAEYVNSSLSQQVQVCTPPRKSEAELKEEEELQLALALSQSEAEEKKKQQQQHSLAAYRLQQRSPSPEAPPAPKEYQQEETNPDLAKYLNRSYWEQRKVNESPLASPSAPSPMPTPQPQPQLEPIQPKSADEVQIDDFAKNMRAQVDIFVNRMKSNSSRGRSISNDSSVQTLFMNLTSLHSQQLSYIKEMDDKRMWYEQLQDKLAQIKDSRAALDVLRQEHVEKLRRIAEEQERQRQIQMAQKLEIMRKKKQEYLQYQRQLALQRIQEQEREMQLRQEQQKAQYLMGQTAFPFMPPGVVAGPQGSPSHQMNNVYNPYAFNPNSPGPMNGAAGGGAQYNPTAAGMINPAGGPMAPGPIPPGMYAPNQQHPGMMLQQGMMPGAPQLGDNMPNMQGQQPTNPALGPPQQQQQQHPPQLTHVMLQQQNVLQNHPPIQMPPHQGQHLQGPPPQQQQQQQQQVPQQQQLPQQQPQQVPQQQQQQQVPQQQQQPPPQQQVQQQQAQIQAVAAAPPPPQSEPEPPAAAPEEPATAELISFD; encoded by the exons atgagttctGAATCGGAGGAGTTAAGCCTAGATGAAGAT GACACCATGACTATACTAAAGGCGAAGGGACACACTTTTCCAGAGCTAAAAGAGGCAGATGCAATGTTCACCGCCGATACCGCACCAATTTGGGCGGACGGCAAAGTGTGTCATCGTTGTCGTGATGAATTCAATTTCACCAATCGCAAGCATCATTGTCGCAATTGTGGCCAAGTGTTTTGCGGTAAATGCTCCAGCAAACAGTGTCCACTACCGAAATTTGGTATTGAAAAAGAT GTGCGCGTTTGTGATGGCTGCTATGTAATGTTGCAACGTCCGAATGCCAAGCCAGCAGTTCGTACTGCAGCCGAAAGTGATTTACCAGCTGAATATGTGAATAGTTCGCTGTCGCAGCAAGTGcaggtgtgt ACGCCACCACGTAAAAGCGAAGCAGAATTAAAGGAAGAAGAAGAGCTGCAATTAGCCTTAGCGTTGAGTCAATCGGAGGCCgaagaaaagaagaaacaacaacaacaacac TCATTGGCCGCATACCGTCTGCAACAGCGTTCGCCAAGTCCCGAGGCACCGCCAGCACCCAAAGAATATCAGCAAGAAGAAACGAATCCAGATCTAGCAAAATACTTGAATCGCTCTTATTGGGAACAAcgcaaagtaaacgaatcacCCCTGGCTAGTCCCTCAGCACCTAGTCCAATGCCGACGCCACAACCGCAACCACAATTGGAACCCATACAACCAAAG TCAGCTGATGAGGTGCAAATCGACGATTTCGCTAAGAATATGCGCGCACAAGTGGATATATTTGTTAATCGTATGAAATCGAATTCCAGTCGCGGACGTAGCATTTCAAATGACTCTTCCGTGCAAACGCTCTTCATGAACTTAACTTCGCTGCATTCACAGCAACTTTCCTACATCAAAGAGATGGATGACAAGCGCATGTGGTACGAACAATTACAGGATAAATTGGCGCAAATCAAAGATTCACGTGCCGCGCTCGATGTACTGCGTCAGGAGCATGTAGAGAAGTTGCGACGCATCGCCGAAGAGCAAGAGCGTCAACGGCAAATACAAATGGCACAGAAATTGGAGATTATGCGTAAGAAGAAGCAAGAATATTTGCAATATCAACGCCAATTGGCGCTGCAACGCATACAAGAGCAAGAACGTGAAATGCAATTGCGGCAGGAGCAACAGAAGGCACAATATCTCATGGGACAGACAGCGTTCCCCTTTATGCCACCCGGTGTGGTTGCAGGTCCACAAGGTTCGCCATCACATCAAATGAATAACGTCTACAATCCATATGCGTTCAATCCGAATTCACCGGGACCAATGAATGGCGCCGCTGGTGGTGGTGCACAATATAATCCAACAGCAGCTGGTATGATTAATCCAGCCGGTGGACCTATGGCACCTGGCCCCATACCACCTGGTATGTATGCACCGAATCAACAACATCCAGGCATGATGTTGCAGCAGGGTATGATGCCGGGTGCACCACAGCTGGGGGATAATATGCCAAATATGCAAG GCCAACAACCTACTAATCCAGCTTTGggaccaccacaacaacaacagcaacaacatcctCCGCAGTTGACGCATgtgatgttgcaacaacaaaatgttttgCAAAATCATCCACCAATTCAAATGCCACCACACCAAGGACAGCATCTACAAGGACCAccaccacagcaacaacaacaacagcagcaacaagttccacagcaacaacaattaccacAACAGCAACCACAGCAGGTtccacaacagcagcaacaacaacaagtaccccaacaacaacagcagccaccgccacaacaacaagtgcaacaacagcaagcacaaATACAAGCTGTAGCTGCCGCACCCCCACCGCCCCAATCTGAACCGGAACCACCAGCAGCCGCTCCCGAAGAACCCGCTACAGCAGAGTTAATAAGTTTTGATTAA